A single Bacillus sp. HMF5848 DNA region contains:
- a CDS encoding DUF975 family protein: MWRRSELKSHAKEALRGTYWKALIVCIVLAFVNGGSSSSSGSRGFNEFNNVYDGELGLILIPLIILVVLFALVIGLAIRIILGYPLEVGGMRYFVRASKKEANLGNLVFAFNKNHYISIVKAMLYKAVLVFLWFLLLIIPGIIKAYAYSLVPYILSDNPNIGYKQAVALSNKMTKGEKMDIFVLDLSFLGWFILGALAFGVGILFVLPYYNATKAELYLVLRQKALDNGLCTSEELNMR, encoded by the coding sequence ATGTGGAGAAGAAGTGAGCTTAAGTCCCATGCGAAGGAAGCTCTGAGGGGAACTTATTGGAAGGCACTTATAGTTTGTATCGTCCTGGCATTTGTAAATGGCGGAAGTAGTAGTAGCAGTGGTAGTCGTGGCTTTAATGAATTTAACAACGTATATGACGGAGAGTTAGGACTTATACTCATCCCTCTCATCATTTTAGTTGTTTTGTTTGCTTTAGTTATTGGATTGGCTATTCGGATTATCTTAGGGTATCCATTAGAAGTAGGTGGCATGCGATATTTTGTCAGAGCATCTAAAAAAGAGGCGAATCTAGGGAATCTAGTATTTGCCTTTAACAAAAACCATTACATAAGTATTGTCAAAGCAATGCTTTATAAGGCGGTTTTGGTCTTCTTATGGTTCCTATTATTAATCATTCCTGGAATCATAAAAGCCTACGCCTATAGCTTGGTGCCTTATATTTTATCTGATAACCCTAATATAGGCTATAAGCAAGCAGTAGCGTTAAGTAACAAAATGACAAAAGGTGAGAAGATGGATATTTTTGTTCTAGATTTATCCTTTTTAGGTTGGTTTATCTTAGGGGCATTGGCTTTTGGTGTTGGTATATTATTTGTTCTACCCTATTATAATGCAACAAAAGCCGAGCTATACTTAGTTTTAAGACAAAAGGCATTAGATAACGGATTGTGCACTAGTGAAGAACTTAATATGAGGTAA